In the genome of Carassius gibelio isolate Cgi1373 ecotype wild population from Czech Republic chromosome A25, carGib1.2-hapl.c, whole genome shotgun sequence, the window AGATATATTGCAGTGTTATTAGCATTACCTAAATTTTGCAGAGCGAAATATGTGAATATTTACAAATACAACACGTTTTCAGTGCAGCACATTATGCAGTTACTCATTTGACCTCAACTATGCCAGCAATGAATGAGTGTGATCTGCTAATGTATAAGGGATCGAACATTGACATGGGGTCTTTTCAGGTGTTGTTTGACTTTCCATTTTTTTGACAACTTACAGTGATAGACATGAATCATAGAGACTTATGATCAGTGAAGCCGATGATAGACTGCACTGTTTTATAAAGatctaatttaataaaagttgCTTAAAATCCATCGCTTGTCTTTTTTGCTTCTTATATTGTCTTTTTATCTTAGCTGAGGAATGGATCATAATTATGTGGTAATTGACAGAATAAAATGCTGTTCATCAGACCTAAAGctatagttgacccaaaaattaaaactaataatttAGTCACCCTTTAGTTGCTTcaaaactgcatttgtttttgtttttctgttgagTACACAAGGTATTTTGAAAGATGTTGGCAACCAAACAAtgtttttccatactatggaattcaatggctaccgtcaacttaagggggggggggggggtaaataatgacagattttttaattttttaaatgtaattttgaatcATTTGATTGAGTCTTTTATTCTTTGCAAGAATTTATCAATGATAAATCACTGACAAGACTAGGAATttgtattaagaaagtaaatagggtcATCTTTATTGTACTTTGCAttaatttaaccaaaaaaaaaaaaaaaaaacctggaaaaaaaattgcattaatgcAAAATGTTATCGTCTAATAATTTTATCTACAGTAGTTGTTTAAGTATAAAGCGGTCAAGGGCATGACCTTTGAGACTGTTTGAAGAACCGTTCTGTTCTGAAAACTGTACGCCAGACTGAAAGCGGCGTTTTATTGCTTTCCAGCTTATGAAAAAGTTGCACACAGGTCTTCTCAGATAACCTGCCAATGTCCTAATCTTGTCCTTGTCGCTCATGGACGATTATCTCGATCACACCGTGAATTGCACCAACAGCTATTGGTCACGTGACCTGCGCACAAAGGGTCCAGTCTTCTTCCCTTGGTCCAACTTCTTGGTTTtcagacaaaaagaaaacaacagagCGATTGTAAAGATAAGACTTGGGGATAATTAACAGCAAATCCAGACTAAACAAACGTAACACTTTATCATCCATTGTTTGTGAAGAAGGGAGGAGGTTGTTTGGTGTGAAGTTGAATGATTTCTTTGAGTGTGTGTGGTTGTAAAATGTGGTCTCGGTTGTGAGGACCATTATATAAAAGGTGACCCATCTCAGTAATGTGAAGTGCAACCATGAGTCCATGCGTCTTCTCAATGTTGGTGATTTTGTGGCCGGTAATGGCTGTGGAGACGTTCACCTTGGAGGGCAAGCAGATCCTCGAAACCTTGCACTGTCCACCTTGCGAACGCATCCATTGTTCCCCTCGCCGAGCGCTGAAGCTCCAGTGTAAGGGTGGAATCACCACTGGGATCTGCGGTTGCTGTCCAGCCTGTGCCAAGCTTGCGGGAGAAAGCTGTGGAGGCACCTGGGACTACCTGGGGAAATGTGATGAAGGGCTGGTTTGCATTTACCCAGAAGAAACTGATGGAAAACCAGAGGCAGAACTCAAGGGAACCTGCAAATCAGGTACCACTGGCGCTGGAGATGTCGAGTTCATCTGTCTAGAGGTTACATAGAAACCTGCAagtctacactcttaaaaataatggaTCTTTATTGGCttctgtggttccatgaagaaccttggAATCTTTCTGTTGCACAAAAGGTTATTAATAGTGGAAAATGGTTATTTACAAAATGTTACTAAAATGTACTTCacacaaagaaccttttttttattttattattatttttttaattataagcaCTGAAGGGGTTTTTGAGAAACCAAAAATGGTTTTTCTATGGAATCACAgtggaatctttatttttaagagtgtcgAATTGTTTTTTTGAATTCAGAGTTCATATGATGTTGAAAAAACATGGGAATATCAGGAAATTCCAGGTttgaaaagtcatggaaatgaaGACATTTTCAAGAAAAATCATGAAGATTTCACTAACAAATTTCTGAATTcaatatttaattgaattgaataaaaaaaaaaaatcaactttttttaattattgttttagaCTCCCCCACCtacctttttgtgttttaaaatgcttCAAGTCATGAATGAGCAGGGCCTAGCAGGGGTCAGCAGGgcccggtgcaggttgtaccagtgggccctgttcgaaagtgtttattttgtatgttcaATCTGTTTATTCGTTTGTGCTATTACACAGTGTTtacgttttttcaagtttgtaagtgtccaggtacagaaaccgaataattaaatgtaaaatagcactgtaaaaattaaatatacatcaacatttctgacattatcagtttatttgctatagtttagaaaatggtaataaaatatgacaagaactcagagttaaactgtcagaacaaattaatcttgataatatcagataactttgatagaaagatatgtaatggattacaatcaaacaaaacttcagacaactgtcaaTACTTCGTTGACCAGTTACCACGCAATGATTAATTTTGTGCAGTCTGttgtgtgaaaaggttgcattagcaattccaaaaaaaaaaaaaaaaaaaaacaaacaaacaaaaaaaaaaacacgtaagcaaaacatggtcaaaGTTTCCGGTAACTACAGTAGTCCAACTCTCTAACTATTTGGCCACAGCTGCCTCtcttattttgctatactcacttacatacaTTAATTAATAGTGTCCTGCACgtactagttaaaaaaaaatcaatatttctttctttcgttttatttttttcatttttcttgcaTTGGATtgacattacagcagctagtagccaaattaggcgcggtcactttaagagacattGAACgaatccaatataatacacatacgaTTTTTTCCactcaactctttactttcacttaagacataaccaatttttttttctaacatactatccaagacgggtattttcacatttttttaaaatgtatttgtcagtacaagagcaaaaacagacaaattcgGTGTGTTTTAAGACGCCTCTCTCTGCGTGAGCCTGAgcaccagaacaccgcggtgcTGAAGTGGGCTCTTACACATCcttttgttcgttcaggtgcagtgGCAACTCAAATGAGAACTTTGTAAAGGAGAGCACACctagtaaccagctactcaggcCAGCTTTTCCGCATTTgtgtttaaatgctttaaagTCTTTTGAATGGTTAAATTGGCAAGTGGCAAGGCTTAATAACACGTGAAAATGACGCGCTTTCGTGACGACACACTGCAGCgttctgtcaactgtcctgagcgtctTTTTGGACTGGCCACAGCCAGACGTTCGAGATCACCGGGGGCCCCCCTTggccgtgggcccctataatcgtcaccacatttcaccccactagcgacagCCCTGTGAATGAGTGAAACAGTCTTagcaatgttaataataatagtggGAACCCTGTGAATTATGcagcaaaaataatatttttaatgatttattttaatatataacacAACAGGAGTTTTCAAACTGGAGTCCAGGGACCCACCGGAGAGTGtctgctgaaaattaaaaaaataaatacatttttacaaatgtttactaAAGATTCTCTTTCCATCTAAAAGTATGACAACCCCTGTGGTACAATCGATTCATGCAGAGTGTGCGCACCTGCTCATGAATTAACTTTATGTTCATGTTCACACTCTTAAAAATGGCACCATCAAGGTTAATCTAATTTATGAACTGTGAAAAGAGATACGGCAGTCAAGGATTCCTTTGATCTCAGTGCACTTTCCCATAAAGGCTAAGCTCTGATTGTTCTTATCTAGACGCTGATGAAATCCCCAATCTTTCCTGAAGAACTGCATCCGTATTGTAACGGGATTCCATCAGTtttattgtctgtttttttctttgagcagcagaacagtatttcacaatatagtGTATTATTTGGCACTTTTTGCAtggctcttttgttgattttggatTTGTATTTCCAAACAGTGCTGGAGGTTCTCAAAGCAGACACTTGCAGACCGGAGTGCACATGGGAGTTCTGCAAGGCAAATCCCAATGAAATATGCTCAGCCAGGTAACTTCTGCTTGAAGTCTTGATTCGGATTGATCTTTGATTCAGTGTCTCTGATGAGTGACCCCTTCTCGGCTGCAGGTCTGTATTGTTGGAGAAGCGTGAGTGTGGAGGTCACTGCCAGCACACCACCTGCTCCAGCTGCTTGGTTCTCAGACCTCCATCGTGTCCTCAGTCCTGTTCTCCAACAGATCACGTGTGCCTGCATCGCTTCGGCAGGTGTGTGCAAGGACACCTGACCCAAGAAACACATCCACCCATCTGCCACCAGAACCTACAGGTCAATTTCATTAtgctttatcattatttttatctatttttgcttatttatgtgttggttaaaattatttaaaattaatatttttttcccccccCAACAGAATAACTCTGAGGGATTCTTTGTGTGCTTGGCCCCTACCTGTCCAACTGCAGCCAACTGATTCTGCATTTTAAGAAGAATCCAAATAATGTAATCCAGTTGTAAATTGTAGCATAAAAGGCAgctattttttaataatgcatttcattactataaaaaaaaaaaaaagaatgctgtGAAATTATTTGCATTATTCTTGTACAGCTTTTGTCGTACAAtctaaaacagtgtttttatcattaaaacatgttaaaactgCATTTCGATGCCTACcattaatatttttgtcatataATCATGTCcgttttttaaatgatgtattcTAATATTTGTATGTGCGaatgttaaatgaataaaactattttCATTTCGGAGATCACACATATATATGCTTTCAAACATGTAAGAGAAATGCACTTTATTAATTTTTCAATAGTgaataactttttcttaattataCCAACAGTGATTTAAATATATGCTTAAATGCGTTTAACTTTATGCATGAAAGTAAGTTATTATAAGGCCGCcactaaattcaaaatgtaaaaaatgtattcaaaaacagAGCTAATCAAGTGTCCATTTCTCAAGATGAAAAACACACCGCGTTTGTTAT includes:
- the si:ch73-330k17.3 gene encoding IGFBP domain-containing protein, which gives rise to MSPCVFSMLVILWPVMAVETFTLEGKQILETLHCPPCERIHCSPRRALKLQCKGGITTGICGCCPACAKLAGESCGGTWDYLGKCDEGLVCIYPEETDGKPEAELKGTCKSVLEVLKADTCRPECTWEFCKANPNEICSARSVLLEKRECGGHCQHTTCSSCLVLRPPSCPQSCSPTDHVCLHRFGRCVQGHLTQETHPPICHQNLQNNSEGFFVCLAPTCPTAAN